In Streptomyces sp. NBC_01439, the following are encoded in one genomic region:
- a CDS encoding peptidoglycan-binding protein — MAQDSGTTTDAAQSNLLEPAVPEAGSSGVSGRRRWLLAVAAGAVLTTLGGLGAALLVKSPAQVAAEAAAPRPDVLTAPVENRVLTSSVITRGQVVAGQTVEVIPQVTAGEGAARPVITKTGVRPGDTVRAGQVLMEVSGRPVFALEGGLPVYRDLSPGATGDDIKQLQNALRALGHSSAPDAAGSFGSGTKAALNSFYKAAGYNPISANGAEGDPVAEARSQVTAAQRALEDAQGARTQGAKPGSGATTAGPAGGDDGKAVRRAQEDLAAAQKKLAAAETVAGPKLPAAEVVFLQSFPARVDSVAAKVGGEATGTAMTLSAGKLLVQAYVPEYQKDLIRPGRAAEIYSEVTGTSAKGEVTLVSDKRSTAGSSTGQAKGGAGVPAAGGQGATGWLVEITPSTPLKADLTGQDVRVTVTAASTDGKALVVPITAISSGADGRTTVTVLEASGERRRVEIRTGTAGDGFVAVTPVADGSLTGGDRVITGVPREKASP, encoded by the coding sequence ATGGCGCAGGACAGTGGCACCACGACGGATGCGGCTCAGTCGAACCTTCTGGAACCGGCGGTGCCCGAAGCGGGTTCGAGCGGCGTATCGGGCCGGCGCCGATGGCTGCTAGCCGTTGCCGCGGGTGCGGTACTCACGACCCTCGGGGGCCTGGGGGCGGCGCTGCTGGTGAAGTCGCCCGCGCAGGTCGCCGCGGAAGCCGCGGCGCCCCGGCCGGACGTGCTGACCGCGCCCGTGGAGAACCGGGTGCTCACGTCATCGGTCATCACCCGCGGCCAAGTGGTCGCGGGCCAGACGGTCGAGGTGATTCCCCAGGTGACCGCCGGCGAGGGCGCCGCGCGCCCGGTGATCACCAAGACGGGGGTGCGGCCGGGGGACACGGTGCGGGCCGGACAGGTCCTGATGGAGGTGTCCGGGCGACCCGTGTTCGCCCTGGAGGGCGGCCTGCCCGTCTACCGTGACCTGAGCCCCGGCGCCACGGGCGACGACATCAAGCAGTTGCAGAACGCGCTGCGGGCACTCGGTCACTCGTCGGCGCCCGACGCCGCCGGCAGCTTCGGTTCCGGTACGAAGGCCGCACTCAATTCCTTCTACAAGGCGGCGGGCTACAACCCGATATCCGCGAACGGTGCCGAAGGCGACCCGGTCGCGGAGGCCCGCAGCCAGGTCACCGCCGCCCAACGCGCTCTGGAGGACGCCCAGGGCGCGCGGACGCAGGGTGCCAAGCCGGGCTCCGGGGCGACCACCGCCGGCCCGGCCGGCGGTGACGACGGCAAGGCCGTGCGCAGGGCGCAGGAGGACCTGGCCGCGGCACAGAAGAAGCTCGCCGCCGCCGAGACGGTCGCCGGGCCGAAGCTGCCCGCGGCCGAGGTGGTGTTCCTGCAGAGCTTCCCGGCCCGGGTGGACTCGGTGGCCGCGAAGGTCGGTGGCGAGGCGACCGGCACCGCGATGACGCTGTCCGCCGGCAAGCTCCTGGTGCAGGCGTACGTCCCCGAGTACCAGAAGGACCTCATACGGCCGGGACGCGCGGCCGAGATCTACTCCGAGGTGACCGGTACGTCCGCGAAGGGCGAGGTCACGCTCGTCTCGGACAAGCGTTCCACTGCCGGTTCGTCGACCGGACAGGCGAAGGGCGGGGCGGGTGTGCCCGCTGCGGGCGGGCAGGGGGCGACGGGCTGGCTCGTGGAGATCACTCCCAGCACGCCGTTGAAGGCCGACCTGACCGGCCAGGACGTACGCGTCACGGTCACCGCGGCGTCGACGGACGGCAAGGCGCTCGTCGTGCCGATCACGGCGATCAGCTCCGGAGCCGACGGCCGGACCACCGTGACCGTGCTCGAAGCGAGCGGCGAGCGGCGTCGGGTGGAGATACGGACGGGTACGGCGGGGGACGGGTTTGTGGCCGTGACACCCGTGGCGGACGGTTCGTTGACCGGAGGCGACCGGGTGATCACCGGAGTGCCGCGGGAGAAGGCTTCCCCGTGA
- a CDS encoding MBL fold metallo-hydrolase encodes MFFIDTIETEGLGNRSYLAGGATTAAVVDPPRDIDRVIAAAAARGVRISHVVETHLHNDYVTGGLDLARLTGAAYLVPAGARVSFARTPVADGDTVGVDDGIALRALATPGHTPHHTSYALEEHGRVAAVFTGGSLLIGSVGRPDLVEPRLTEELARAQHASVHRLAAELPDETAVLPTHGFGSFCSSSQSEGDATTIGKEKNVNDALVKDVDRFVADLLAGLEDVPAYYAHMGPANAAGPDPVDLSTPPLTDAVDIAERLAAGEWVVDLRNRIAFAEGHVAGSFNFEADGKIATYLAWMIPWGKPVTLLAESPAQLAAAQRELVRVGLDRPAAAATGTPRDWMPEGHGPRSFPRATFADLANRGARDTDSTTVVLDVRRAAERARGWIAGSVHIPVHDLHRRLTEVPPGTVWVHCAGGMRAAIAASLLDAAGRDVVAVDDSFDAASEAGLPLTDGDRDL; translated from the coding sequence GTGTTCTTCATCGACACCATCGAGACCGAGGGACTCGGAAACCGCAGCTACCTGGCGGGCGGCGCCACGACCGCGGCGGTCGTCGACCCGCCCCGCGACATCGACCGGGTCATCGCGGCGGCCGCCGCCCGCGGGGTGCGGATCTCCCACGTGGTGGAGACCCACCTGCACAACGACTACGTCACCGGCGGCCTGGACCTGGCCCGCCTGACCGGCGCCGCGTACCTGGTGCCGGCCGGTGCCCGCGTCTCCTTCGCCCGGACGCCGGTGGCCGACGGCGACACGGTGGGCGTCGACGACGGCATCGCGCTGCGGGCGCTGGCCACCCCCGGCCACACTCCCCACCACACCTCCTACGCGCTGGAGGAGCACGGCCGGGTGGCGGCGGTCTTCACCGGCGGTTCGCTGCTGATCGGCTCGGTGGGCCGCCCCGACCTGGTCGAGCCGCGCCTGACCGAGGAGCTGGCCCGCGCCCAGCACGCCTCCGTCCACCGCCTGGCCGCCGAGCTCCCCGACGAGACGGCCGTGCTGCCCACCCACGGCTTCGGCAGCTTCTGCTCCTCCTCCCAGTCCGAGGGCGACGCCACCACCATCGGCAAGGAGAAGAACGTCAACGACGCCCTGGTCAAGGACGTCGACCGGTTCGTCGCCGACCTGCTGGCCGGCCTGGAGGACGTACCCGCCTACTACGCCCACATGGGCCCGGCCAACGCCGCAGGCCCGGATCCGGTGGACCTGAGCACACCGCCCCTGACCGATGCCGTCGACATCGCCGAGCGGCTGGCCGCCGGGGAATGGGTGGTCGACCTGCGCAACCGGATCGCCTTCGCCGAAGGTCACGTCGCGGGCTCGTTCAACTTCGAGGCCGACGGAAAGATCGCCACCTACCTCGCCTGGATGATCCCCTGGGGAAAGCCCGTCACCCTGCTCGCGGAGTCACCCGCCCAGCTCGCCGCCGCCCAGCGCGAACTGGTCCGCGTCGGCCTCGACCGGCCCGCGGCGGCGGCCACCGGCACGCCCCGCGACTGGATGCCCGAAGGGCACGGCCCGCGCTCCTTCCCCCGCGCCACCTTCGCCGACCTCGCCAACCGGGGCGCCCGGGACACCGACTCCACGACGGTCGTCCTGGACGTGCGCCGCGCTGCGGAGCGCGCCCGGGGGTGGATCGCCGGTTCCGTGCACATCCCCGTCCACGACCTGCACCGGCGCCTGACCGAGGTCCCGCCCGGCACCGTGTGGGTGCACTGCGCCGGCGGAATGCGCGCCGCGATCGCCGCCTCCCTGCTGGACGCCGCCGGACGTGACGTCGTCGCCGTCGACGACTCCTTCGACGCCGCCTCCGAGGCCGGCCTGCCCCTCACCGACGGCGACCGGGACCTCTGA
- a CDS encoding TetR/AcrR family transcriptional regulator, producing the protein MGDSGRQESAAGPQRKDVRRNQQTLLDAAAAVFVASGVEAPVRDIAAKAGVGVATLYRHFPTRADLVIAVYRHQVDACAEAGPALLAAGPTPHAALERWVDLFVDFLVTKHGLAAAMQADNAGFEALHAHFLDRLVPVCTQLLEAAAAAGEIRTGLTAYQLMRGIGNLCIGAESDPRYDARQLVAILVAGLRGPQ; encoded by the coding sequence GTGGGTGACAGTGGCCGGCAGGAGAGTGCGGCAGGACCCCAGCGCAAGGACGTCCGGCGCAACCAGCAGACCTTGCTGGACGCGGCCGCGGCGGTCTTCGTCGCCTCGGGCGTGGAAGCGCCCGTACGCGACATCGCGGCGAAGGCGGGCGTCGGCGTGGCCACGCTCTACCGGCACTTCCCCACCCGGGCGGACCTCGTCATCGCCGTCTACCGCCACCAGGTCGACGCCTGCGCCGAAGCGGGCCCGGCCCTGCTGGCGGCCGGCCCCACACCGCACGCCGCACTCGAACGGTGGGTCGACCTCTTCGTCGACTTCCTGGTCACCAAGCACGGCCTCGCCGCTGCGATGCAGGCGGACAACGCCGGCTTCGAGGCGCTGCACGCCCACTTCCTCGACCGGCTCGTCCCCGTGTGCACGCAACTGCTCGAGGCGGCCGCCGCCGCGGGCGAGATCCGTACCGGCCTCACCGCGTACCAGCTCATGCGCGGCATCGGGAACCTCTGCATCGGGGCCGAGAGCGACCCCCGCTACGACGCCCGCCAACTGGTCGCGATCCTCGTCGCAGGGCTGCGCGGGCCGCAGTAA
- a CDS encoding rhodanese-like domain-containing protein, with product MFLFRRGPARITPAQAHRRTTDGAAVLLDVREQVEWDAGHAPGAVHAPLSRLVAGAALPSTARNRPLVVICRSGHRSRQAAELLTGRGGDAVDVKGGMNAWASAGLPVVDERGSNGRTA from the coding sequence ATGTTCCTCTTCCGCCGCGGCCCCGCCCGCATCACCCCCGCCCAGGCCCACCGGCGCACCACCGACGGCGCCGCCGTCCTCCTCGACGTGCGCGAGCAGGTCGAGTGGGACGCCGGGCACGCCCCCGGAGCCGTCCACGCCCCGCTCTCCCGCCTCGTCGCCGGCGCCGCCCTGCCCTCGACCGCGCGGAACCGGCCGCTCGTGGTGATCTGCCGTTCCGGACACCGTTCCCGGCAGGCAGCCGAGCTGCTGACCGGCCGCGGGGGCGACGCGGTCGACGTGAAGGGCGGCATGAACGCCTGGGCTTCCGCCGGACTGCCGGTCGTCGACGAACGCGGAAGCAACGGCCGAACAGCGTGA
- a CDS encoding FG-GAP-like repeat-containing protein, with product MSAYATAYPGMLTIGGQTKFSSVPASSVSGLWLYVMDEQKNPVLQQEIKRSTDDPTGKWVDSGAWCYGWWSSNPYPVDQCFWWSSSLLNGHLQDGKKYYAWIFLMGSDGSASPGGTTSPLVQAFYTPDIPGTQAGLCTCYGQSYRADPVNTATGMFYDRNTDATLPGSGTPFSLDRNYRSDSTTAGLLGRGWSTPFDSKLTIAAGSSATLHSADGAQVVFKEQPGGAYTTPAASTLTLAKTGATYTVTASDHTRHTYSASGQLTSIVDRSGQGLTLTYSSGKLSSVKDAAGRNVSFTLDAAGLLTKVTLPDGTSLSYGYTDGLLTSATDQAGKAASYTYDANKRVATATGRGGGKVSNTYDAAGRVISQTDSSGKTTKFTWDNKRESHTTDPNGGIWTDVYSGNVLMESVDPYGKKVSYSYDRYLHPVSITDARGNTTEMTYDAAGRMATRKSPTSVGLTESWAYDAAGNISRHTDSRGKTSTYTYDAANRVASSTDPSGGKVVYAYTAVGALAGVTTPRGKATTYAYDTDGNRTSVTTAASEKTTFRYDAAGRVTAMTDPRGNVSGADPNAFTTGYAYDQRGLLSSTTDPLGHTTTYGYDNAGRLTSVKDPAGRTTAYAYDTAGRLTKTTSPAGKVTTRGYDANGNLASSTDALGNKTTHTYDKSNRLLSTVSPRGNLSGANAAAFTTTYGYDENGNQTTVTDPSGAVTTTAYDALNRPVSVTNALGQITKTTYDGNDNVLTSTDPLGKVTSYTYTDSGLPASSTDPLGKVTSFGYDPDGNRTSLTTPLGFKTTTTYDADGRMATQVEPRGNVAGADPAKFSTTYAYDPAGNLTKVTNPLGKATSTSYDATNRVVATTDELGRTTRSDYDELGRITKVTGPDAAVTSYTYNAAGDLATRKDPNDHTTTYGYDDTGRPTSVADPLGRKDTYGYDADGNRTKVTNARGVTATATFDARGLTTAVNYSDTTPQVTATYDALGRRKTVTDATGTRTLGFDAAGRLTGVTPSAGKGSYKYAYDAAGHLTSRTIDYSAPQPLDWSGATQTASGDLDGDGYTDVIRTDATNGIRTFLGRSDGTFTTGPAVSGSGTGFQQVLTLEYTGDGKLDLLAIDKATGHLLRYDGDGKGGFAAAVDLGAGWGPMTLTPGDFNKDGKQDFLAVSSTANTMYLYPGNGTGGFAARTTVGTGWKTYRVVPIEFNGDGKLDLLAVNPSDGHLYLYPGDGAGKLGDRTDLGAGWGAMQLVPGEFDNDGKPDFLAVDTANHKLRFYPGNGTGGFGNHVVQPDDWTAYGTPAVGRFGSSANQGVVAPDTSNQLRKWSGDGKGNLTGNAVATGPAGGAKVSYGYDADGRRTSQSGSAGAITYGYDPDGRLTSTTLPTGNGHVESRAYDNAGRLSAISNSKAAAVLAEWQLTRDDAGRTTRVAATRAGQPASYQYYGYDSAGRLLTDCTSTTQAASCPDTAAATTYTYDSVGNRKTQTRAGATTTYTYDAADQLTAAATGSTHRGFTYDADGNQTSDGANTFGYDAKNQLTSVTVGADSYTFAYDADGNRTKASKGSTVLRTSAWDVNAALPVIGAEYDAAGSRTAEYQYNPLGQIQSETTGGRGYFLHHDQLGSVTDVTDTSGAARIRYGYTAFGEATRTDVAAAPPANPFTYTGAYTEPSTSAAGYYLRARNYDPTTGRLTGTDPAALPAGRPYISAYAYADNSPTRFTDPTGLTPDDPDDGKVHSFGQAASIIGDGLVEGAKLPFQFVADIYHALRGQNGGSGAFVDKYLPVRPAYRLYRAAEMFRDQGCEELADVYSHAGDELAQQLAVTGLGGLTGWRRSVAESETSILRSEGAARPPLPPLRQAYIDEVEGLTRQAAEMRAAGASPEVIARTLHKARRDIGVKYKDLTPEPKRNEIYERNLGKYGDKLGPSIDWLRANGKTWEQIIESATRTGGKDLGLEKRTE from the coding sequence GTGTCGGCGTACGCGACCGCCTACCCCGGCATGCTGACCATCGGCGGACAGACGAAGTTCTCCTCGGTCCCGGCCTCGTCCGTCTCGGGCCTGTGGCTCTACGTCATGGACGAGCAGAAGAACCCGGTCCTCCAGCAGGAGATCAAGCGCTCGACCGACGACCCGACCGGCAAGTGGGTGGACAGCGGCGCGTGGTGCTACGGCTGGTGGTCGTCCAACCCCTACCCCGTTGACCAGTGCTTCTGGTGGAGTTCCAGCCTGCTCAACGGGCATCTCCAGGACGGCAAGAAGTACTACGCCTGGATCTTCCTCATGGGTTCCGACGGATCGGCGAGCCCCGGGGGGACGACCTCGCCGCTCGTCCAAGCCTTCTACACCCCTGACATTCCCGGCACGCAGGCAGGTCTGTGCACCTGCTACGGGCAGAGCTACCGGGCGGACCCGGTCAACACGGCGACCGGCATGTTCTACGACCGGAACACCGACGCAACGCTGCCGGGCTCCGGGACGCCGTTCTCCCTGGACCGCAACTACCGGTCCGACTCGACCACCGCCGGGCTCTTGGGACGCGGCTGGTCGACGCCCTTCGACTCCAAACTGACGATCGCCGCCGGCAGCAGCGCGACACTTCATTCGGCCGACGGCGCGCAGGTGGTCTTCAAGGAGCAGCCGGGCGGGGCCTACACCACCCCTGCGGCCTCCACCCTCACGCTGGCCAAGACGGGCGCGACGTACACGGTCACCGCCTCGGACCACACGCGGCACACGTACAGTGCCTCGGGCCAGCTCACGTCCATCGTCGACCGCAGCGGCCAGGGCCTCACCCTCACGTACTCCTCGGGCAAGCTCTCGTCGGTCAAGGACGCGGCGGGCCGGAACGTCTCCTTCACGCTCGACGCGGCGGGCCTGCTGACCAAGGTCACGCTGCCCGACGGGACGTCCCTCTCCTACGGCTACACCGACGGCCTGCTGACCTCGGCGACCGACCAGGCCGGCAAGGCCGCCAGCTACACCTACGACGCCAACAAGCGGGTGGCCACGGCCACCGGCCGCGGCGGCGGGAAGGTGTCGAACACCTACGACGCGGCCGGCCGGGTCATCTCCCAAACCGACAGCTCGGGCAAGACCACGAAGTTCACCTGGGACAACAAGCGGGAGTCCCACACCACCGACCCCAACGGTGGCATCTGGACCGACGTGTACTCCGGCAACGTGCTGATGGAGAGCGTCGACCCGTACGGCAAGAAGGTCTCCTACAGCTACGACCGGTACCTGCACCCGGTGTCCATCACCGACGCGCGCGGCAACACCACGGAGATGACCTACGACGCCGCCGGCCGCATGGCCACGCGGAAGTCCCCGACCTCGGTGGGGCTCACGGAAAGCTGGGCCTACGACGCGGCCGGGAACATCTCCCGACACACCGACAGCCGGGGCAAGACCTCGACGTACACCTACGACGCCGCCAACCGCGTCGCATCGAGCACCGACCCGTCCGGTGGGAAGGTCGTCTACGCGTACACGGCCGTGGGCGCGCTCGCGGGCGTCACGACCCCGCGCGGCAAGGCCACCACGTACGCCTACGACACGGACGGCAACCGCACCTCGGTCACCACGGCAGCGTCCGAGAAGACGACGTTCCGTTACGACGCCGCCGGGCGGGTCACCGCGATGACCGACCCGCGGGGCAACGTCTCCGGCGCCGACCCGAACGCGTTCACCACCGGCTACGCCTACGACCAGCGCGGTCTGCTCAGCTCCACGACGGACCCGCTCGGCCACACCACCACGTACGGCTACGACAACGCGGGCCGGCTCACCTCGGTGAAGGACCCTGCGGGCCGGACCACCGCCTACGCCTACGACACGGCCGGACGTCTCACCAAGACCACGAGCCCGGCGGGCAAGGTCACGACGCGCGGCTACGACGCCAACGGCAACCTGGCCTCCTCCACGGACGCCCTGGGCAACAAGACCACCCACACCTACGACAAGTCGAACCGGCTGCTCAGCACGGTCTCGCCGCGCGGCAACCTGTCCGGCGCCAACGCCGCGGCCTTCACCACCACCTACGGCTACGACGAGAACGGCAACCAGACCACGGTGACCGACCCGTCGGGCGCCGTGACGACCACCGCCTACGACGCGCTCAACCGACCCGTCTCCGTCACCAACGCCCTCGGCCAGATCACCAAGACGACCTACGACGGCAACGACAACGTCCTGACGAGCACCGATCCACTCGGAAAGGTCACCAGCTACACCTACACCGACTCCGGTCTCCCCGCGTCCTCCACCGATCCGCTGGGCAAGGTCACCTCCTTCGGCTACGACCCGGACGGGAACCGGACCAGCCTGACGACACCACTGGGCTTCAAGACCACCACCACCTACGACGCCGACGGGCGCATGGCCACGCAGGTCGAGCCCCGGGGCAACGTCGCGGGTGCGGACCCGGCGAAGTTCTCGACCACGTACGCCTACGACCCGGCCGGCAACCTGACCAAGGTCACCAACCCCCTCGGCAAGGCGACCAGCACCTCCTACGACGCCACCAACCGAGTGGTGGCGACCACGGACGAACTGGGCAGGACCACCAGGTCCGACTACGACGAGCTCGGCCGGATCACGAAGGTGACCGGACCCGACGCCGCCGTGACCAGCTACACCTACAACGCGGCCGGCGACCTGGCCACGCGCAAGGATCCGAACGACCACACCACCACCTACGGCTACGACGACACCGGCCGCCCGACGTCCGTCGCCGACCCGCTCGGCCGCAAGGACACCTACGGTTATGACGCCGACGGCAACCGGACCAAGGTCACCAATGCCCGCGGGGTCACCGCCACCGCCACCTTCGACGCCCGCGGCCTGACGACCGCGGTCAACTACAGCGACACCACGCCCCAGGTGACGGCCACGTACGACGCCCTCGGACGTCGGAAGACGGTCACTGATGCCACCGGCACGCGAACCCTGGGCTTCGACGCCGCCGGCCGGCTGACCGGAGTCACTCCGAGTGCGGGCAAGGGTTCGTACAAGTACGCCTACGACGCCGCCGGTCACTTGACCTCGCGGACCATCGACTACAGCGCTCCCCAGCCGCTGGACTGGAGCGGCGCCACCCAGACCGCCTCCGGAGACCTCGACGGCGACGGCTACACGGACGTCATCCGCACCGATGCCACCAACGGCATCCGCACCTTCCTCGGACGTTCGGACGGCACCTTCACGACCGGACCCGCGGTCAGCGGATCGGGCACCGGCTTCCAGCAGGTCCTCACGCTCGAGTACACCGGGGACGGCAAGCTCGACCTGCTGGCCATCGACAAGGCAACGGGTCATCTCCTGCGCTACGACGGCGACGGCAAGGGCGGCTTCGCCGCAGCCGTCGACCTCGGAGCCGGCTGGGGACCGATGACCCTCACCCCGGGCGACTTCAACAAGGACGGCAAGCAGGACTTCCTCGCCGTCAGCTCCACCGCCAACACCATGTACCTCTACCCGGGCAACGGCACGGGAGGCTTCGCGGCCCGCACGACCGTCGGAACAGGCTGGAAGACCTACCGGGTCGTCCCCATCGAATTCAACGGGGACGGAAAGCTCGATCTCCTCGCCGTCAACCCGTCCGACGGGCACCTGTACCTCTATCCCGGCGACGGCGCGGGCAAGCTCGGTGACCGTACCGACCTCGGCGCGGGCTGGGGCGCGATGCAGCTCGTACCCGGCGAGTTCGACAACGACGGCAAGCCGGACTTCCTCGCCGTCGACACCGCCAACCACAAACTGCGCTTCTACCCGGGCAACGGCACCGGCGGCTTCGGCAACCACGTCGTCCAGCCGGACGACTGGACCGCGTACGGGACACCGGCCGTGGGCCGCTTCGGGTCCTCCGCCAACCAGGGCGTCGTCGCCCCGGACACCAGCAACCAGCTGCGCAAGTGGAGCGGCGACGGCAAGGGCAACCTGACCGGCAACGCCGTCGCGACGGGCCCGGCCGGCGGTGCCAAGGTCAGCTACGGCTATGACGCGGACGGACGGCGCACCAGCCAGTCCGGCTCCGCGGGCGCCATCACCTACGGCTACGACCCCGACGGCAGGCTCACGAGCACCACCTTGCCGACGGGCAACGGTCACGTCGAAAGCCGGGCCTACGACAACGCGGGCCGACTGTCCGCCATCAGCAACAGCAAGGCCGCCGCCGTCCTCGCCGAATGGCAGCTCACGCGCGACGACGCCGGCCGGACCACCCGCGTGGCAGCGACCCGTGCCGGCCAGCCGGCGAGCTACCAGTACTACGGCTACGACAGCGCCGGCAGGCTCCTCACCGACTGCACCTCGACCACGCAGGCGGCGAGTTGCCCGGACACGGCAGCCGCCACCACCTACACCTACGACTCCGTCGGCAACCGCAAGACCCAGACCAGGGCCGGTGCCACCACCACCTACACGTACGACGCCGCGGACCAGCTGACCGCCGCCGCCACGGGCTCCACCCACCGCGGCTTCACCTACGACGCCGACGGGAACCAGACCTCGGACGGCGCCAACACCTTCGGCTACGACGCGAAGAACCAGCTCACCTCGGTCACCGTCGGCGCGGACAGCTACACGTTCGCCTACGACGCCGACGGCAACCGCACCAAGGCCTCCAAGGGCAGCACGGTCCTGCGCACCTCCGCCTGGGACGTCAACGCAGCCCTGCCCGTCATCGGGGCCGAGTACGACGCCGCCGGTTCCCGGACCGCCGAGTACCAGTACAACCCCTTGGGCCAGATCCAGAGCGAAACCACCGGTGGCCGCGGCTACTTCCTGCACCACGACCAGCTCGGTTCCGTCACCGACGTGACCGACACGAGCGGAGCCGCACGGATCCGCTACGGCTACACGGCATTCGGTGAAGCCACCAGGACCGATGTGGCTGCCGCTCCGCCCGCCAACCCCTTCACCTACACCGGCGCCTACACCGAGCCCAGCACCAGCGCGGCCGGCTACTACCTGAGGGCCCGCAACTACGACCCCACCACCGGACGGCTCACCGGAACCGATCCCGCAGCGCTTCCGGCCGGCAGGCCGTACATCTCGGCGTACGCGTACGCCGACAACTCACCCACCCGCTTCACCGACCCGACCGGCCTCACCCCGGACGACCCCGACGACGGCAAGGTCCACTCCTTCGGCCAGGCCGCGAGCATCATCGGCGACGGACTGGTGGAGGGCGCCAAGCTGCCCTTCCAGTTCGTCGCGGACATCTACCACGCGCTCAGGGGCCAGAACGGCGGCAGTGGCGCGTTCGTCGACAAGTACCTTCCCGTCCGCCCGGCCTACCGCCTCTACCGGGCCGCCGAGATGTTCCGCGACCAAGGCTGCGAGGAGCTGGCCGACGTCTACAGTCACGCGGGCGACGAACTCGCCCAGCAGCTGGCCGTCACCGGCCTGGGCGGTCTGACGGGGTGGCGCCGGAGCGTCGCCGAGTCGGAAACGAGCATCCTCCGGTCCGAGGGCGCGGCGCGCCCCCCGCTGCCTCCGCTGCGCCAGGCCTACATCGACGAGGTGGAGGGATTGACCCGGCAGGCCGCGGAGATGCGGGCCGCGGGCGCCTCGCCCGAGGTGATCGCCCGCACCTTGCACAAGGCCCGCCGGGACATCGGCGTCAAGTACAAGGACCTCACCCCGGAGCCCAAGCGGAATGAGATCTACGAGCGCAACCTCGGGAAGTACGGTGACAAGCTCGGTCCGTCGATCGATTGGCTCAGGGCGAACGGCAAGACCTGGGAGCAGATCATCGAGAGCGCGACCCGCACCGGCGGGAAGGACCTCGGTCTCGAAAAGAGGACGGAATGA
- a CDS encoding ABC transporter ATP-binding protein: protein MIEFRGIGLTYPGPPPVTALRACDLTVEQGEFVAVVGPSGSGKSTFLNIVGLLDAPTGGTYLLDGIDTGTLRDADRTALRGLRIGFVFQSFHLLPQRSALENVTLALVYDGTPRRERRARALHALEQVGLGHRVDSLPTRLSGGERQRVAIARALVTRPSLLLCDEPTGNLDTANADSVLALLERLHADGMTVLVITHDPLVAARAKRTVTIRDGVLSVSDPVASEVAT, encoded by the coding sequence GTGATCGAGTTCCGCGGGATCGGACTGACCTATCCCGGACCGCCTCCCGTGACCGCTCTCAGAGCCTGTGACCTGACCGTCGAGCAGGGCGAGTTCGTGGCCGTCGTCGGCCCGTCGGGGTCGGGGAAGTCCACGTTCCTCAACATCGTCGGGCTCCTGGACGCCCCCACTGGCGGAACGTACCTCCTGGACGGCATAGACACCGGCACCCTCCGGGACGCCGACCGCACTGCGCTGCGCGGACTGCGCATCGGGTTCGTGTTCCAGTCCTTCCACCTGCTGCCCCAGCGCAGCGCGTTGGAGAACGTGACGCTCGCCCTGGTCTACGACGGCACACCCCGGCGGGAGCGGCGCGCCCGTGCCCTGCACGCACTGGAGCAGGTCGGTCTCGGCCACCGCGTCGACTCACTGCCCACGAGGCTGTCCGGCGGGGAGCGGCAGCGGGTGGCCATCGCACGGGCGCTGGTGACCCGGCCGTCCCTGCTGCTGTGCGACGAACCGACCGGAAACCTCGACACGGCGAACGCCGACTCCGTACTCGCCCTGTTGGAAAGGCTGCACGCGGACGGCATGACCGTGCTGGTGATCACCCACGATCCGCTCGTCGCGGCCCGCGCCAAGCGCACCGTGACGATTCGAGACGGAGTGCTGAGCGTCTCGGACCCGGTCGCTTCCGAGGTGGCCACATGA